One Solea senegalensis isolate Sse05_10M linkage group LG3, IFAPA_SoseM_1, whole genome shotgun sequence genomic window carries:
- the nrf1 gene encoding nuclear respiratory factor 1 isoform X1 — translation MNHSQFCFIIINRSHLPFISMLMFNLSFPFSLLSYFTIDPTVHTWWLKMEDHAVDQSQHMTTIEASAVHVTTFTETSMMSGEEDSTSSPDDDPYDDTDILNSAGTDEVTAHLAAAGPVGMAAAAAVATGKKRKRPHIFESNPSIRKRQQTRLLRKLRATLDEYTTRVGQQAIVLCVSPSKPNPVFKVFGAAPLENVVRKYKSMMLEDLENALAEHAPPGGELASELPPLTIDGIPVSVDKMTQAQLRAFIPEMLKYSTGRGKPGWGKESCKPVWWPEDIPWANVRSDVRTEEQKQRVSWTQALRTIVKNCYKQHGREDLLYAFEDQQITTVSTTQHHLTAAQSIAHLVPSQTVVQTVNNPDGTVSLIQVGTGHTVATLADASELPGVTVAQVNYSTVTDGEVEQNWATLQSGEMTIQTTQASEATQAVASLAEAAVAASQEMQQGATVTMALNSEAAAHAVATLAEATLQGGGQIVLAETAAAVGALAGVQEATVFPSGLVQIPVSMYQTVVTSLAQGNRPVQVAMAPVTTRIDNTVTLDGQAVEVVTLEQ, via the exons ATGAATCACagtcagttttgttttattataataaatagaaGCCATCTACCATTTATCAGTATGCTTatgtttaatttgtcttttcccttttctctccttAGTTATTTTACCATTGATCCCACGGTGCACACCTGGTGGCTGAAAATGGAGGATCACGCTGTTGACCAATCTCAACACATGACCACCATTGAAGCCAGCGCG GTACACGTGACCACCTTCACTGAAACATCCATGATGAGTGGTGAAGAAGACTCAACGTCCTCGCCAGACGACGATCCTTACGACGACACAGATATCCTCAATTCGGCTGGCACCGACGAGGTCACCGCCCACCTGGCTGCTGCAG ggCCAGTAGGCATggcagccgctgctgctgtggcgactggaaagaaaagaaagaggccTCACATCTTTGAATCAAATCCCTCCATCCGCAAGAGGCAGCAGACCCGTCTGCTTAG GAAATTAAGAGCCACACTAGATGAGTACACGACTAGAGTGGGCCAACAGGCCATAGTACTGTGTGTTTCTCCCTCCAAACCCAACCCAGTGTTCAAGGTGTTTGGTGCTGCTCCTCTTGAGAATGTG GTAAGGAAGTATAAGAGCATGATGTTGGAGGATTTGGAGAACGCTCTGGCTGAACATGCTCCTCCAGGTGGAGAGCTGGCCTCAGAACTACCTCCTCTCACTATTGATGGCATCCCCGTCTCTGTGGACAAGATGACCCAG GCCCAGCTGCGAGCATTCATCCCAGAGATGCTGAAGTACTCAACAGGCCGAGGGAAGCCTGGCTGGGGTAAGGAGAGCTGCAAGCCAGTGTGGTGGCCAGAGGACATTCCTTGGGCCAACGTCCGCAGCGATGTCCGCACAGAAGAACAGAAACAGAGG GTGTCTTGGACGCAGGCATTGCGGACCATTGTGAAGAACTGCTACAAGCAGCATGGCCGTGAGGATCTGTTGTATGCTTTTGAAGACCAGCAGATTACCACAGTATCCACGACCCAGCACCATCTGACCGCGGCGCAGAGCATTGCACACCTCGTGCCCTCACAAACTGTGGTACAGACCGTCAACAACCCAGATGGAACAGTCTCACTCATACAG gtTGGCACAGGGCACACAGTTGCCACTCTGGCAGATGCCTCAGAGCTGCCTGGTGTGACGGTGGCACAGGTTAACTACTCCACTGTGACTGATGGAGAG GTGGAGCAAAATTGGGCCACCCTCCAGAGCGGGGAGATGACCATCCAAACCACTCAAGCATCTGAGGCAACACAAGCTGTAGCATCCCTGGCAGAAGCCGCTGTCGCTGCCAGTCAAGAGATGCAGCAGGGCGCCACTGTCACGATGGCGCTCAACAG tgaggCAGCAGCTCACGCTGTGGCGACATTGGCAGAAGCCACACTACAAGGTGGAGGGCAGATCGTGCTGGCAGAGACAGCAGCTGCTGTCGGGGCTCTAGCAGGGGTCCAGGAGGCCACAG TCTTTCCGTCAGGCCTGGTCCAGATCCCGGTCAGCATGTATCAGACTGTGGTCACCAGTCTCGCACAGGGCAACCGGCCCGTCCAGGTCGCCATGGCACCGGTCACGACGCGCATCGATAACACCGTCACTCTGGACGGCCAGGCAGTGGAGGTCGTGACCCTGGAGCAGTGA
- the nrf1 gene encoding nuclear respiratory factor 1 isoform X2, translating to MEDHAVDQSQHMTTIEASAVHVTTFTETSMMSGEEDSTSSPDDDPYDDTDILNSAGTDEVTAHLAAAGPVGMAAAAAVATGKKRKRPHIFESNPSIRKRQQTRLLRKLRATLDEYTTRVGQQAIVLCVSPSKPNPVFKVFGAAPLENVVRKYKSMMLEDLENALAEHAPPGGELASELPPLTIDGIPVSVDKMTQAQLRAFIPEMLKYSTGRGKPGWGKESCKPVWWPEDIPWANVRSDVRTEEQKQRVSWTQALRTIVKNCYKQHGREDLLYAFEDQQITTVSTTQHHLTAAQSIAHLVPSQTVVQTVNNPDGTVSLIQVGTGHTVATLADASELPGVTVAQVNYSTVTDGEVEQNWATLQSGEMTIQTTQASEATQAVASLAEAAVAASQEMQQGATVTMALNSEAAAHAVATLAEATLQGGGQIVLAETAAAVGALAGVQEATVFPSGLVQIPVSMYQTVVTSLAQGNRPVQVAMAPVTTRIDNTVTLDGQAVEVVTLEQ from the exons ATGGAGGATCACGCTGTTGACCAATCTCAACACATGACCACCATTGAAGCCAGCGCG GTACACGTGACCACCTTCACTGAAACATCCATGATGAGTGGTGAAGAAGACTCAACGTCCTCGCCAGACGACGATCCTTACGACGACACAGATATCCTCAATTCGGCTGGCACCGACGAGGTCACCGCCCACCTGGCTGCTGCAG ggCCAGTAGGCATggcagccgctgctgctgtggcgactggaaagaaaagaaagaggccTCACATCTTTGAATCAAATCCCTCCATCCGCAAGAGGCAGCAGACCCGTCTGCTTAG GAAATTAAGAGCCACACTAGATGAGTACACGACTAGAGTGGGCCAACAGGCCATAGTACTGTGTGTTTCTCCCTCCAAACCCAACCCAGTGTTCAAGGTGTTTGGTGCTGCTCCTCTTGAGAATGTG GTAAGGAAGTATAAGAGCATGATGTTGGAGGATTTGGAGAACGCTCTGGCTGAACATGCTCCTCCAGGTGGAGAGCTGGCCTCAGAACTACCTCCTCTCACTATTGATGGCATCCCCGTCTCTGTGGACAAGATGACCCAG GCCCAGCTGCGAGCATTCATCCCAGAGATGCTGAAGTACTCAACAGGCCGAGGGAAGCCTGGCTGGGGTAAGGAGAGCTGCAAGCCAGTGTGGTGGCCAGAGGACATTCCTTGGGCCAACGTCCGCAGCGATGTCCGCACAGAAGAACAGAAACAGAGG GTGTCTTGGACGCAGGCATTGCGGACCATTGTGAAGAACTGCTACAAGCAGCATGGCCGTGAGGATCTGTTGTATGCTTTTGAAGACCAGCAGATTACCACAGTATCCACGACCCAGCACCATCTGACCGCGGCGCAGAGCATTGCACACCTCGTGCCCTCACAAACTGTGGTACAGACCGTCAACAACCCAGATGGAACAGTCTCACTCATACAG gtTGGCACAGGGCACACAGTTGCCACTCTGGCAGATGCCTCAGAGCTGCCTGGTGTGACGGTGGCACAGGTTAACTACTCCACTGTGACTGATGGAGAG GTGGAGCAAAATTGGGCCACCCTCCAGAGCGGGGAGATGACCATCCAAACCACTCAAGCATCTGAGGCAACACAAGCTGTAGCATCCCTGGCAGAAGCCGCTGTCGCTGCCAGTCAAGAGATGCAGCAGGGCGCCACTGTCACGATGGCGCTCAACAG tgaggCAGCAGCTCACGCTGTGGCGACATTGGCAGAAGCCACACTACAAGGTGGAGGGCAGATCGTGCTGGCAGAGACAGCAGCTGCTGTCGGGGCTCTAGCAGGGGTCCAGGAGGCCACAG TCTTTCCGTCAGGCCTGGTCCAGATCCCGGTCAGCATGTATCAGACTGTGGTCACCAGTCTCGCACAGGGCAACCGGCCCGTCCAGGTCGCCATGGCACCGGTCACGACGCGCATCGATAACACCGTCACTCTGGACGGCCAGGCAGTGGAGGTCGTGACCCTGGAGCAGTGA